Proteins from one Procambarus clarkii isolate CNS0578487 chromosome 8, FALCON_Pclarkii_2.0, whole genome shotgun sequence genomic window:
- the LOC138359731 gene encoding uncharacterized protein produces MMVAEAISPSSRRHSDGNLGNGLLRQLYLWSKLVVSAPRPGSSKTHPTSRLVVSAPRPGSSKTHPTSRLVVSAPRPGSSKTHPTSRLVVSAPRPGSSKPHPTSRLVVSAPRPGSSKTHPTSRLVVSAPRPGSSKTHPTSRLVVSAPRPGSSKTHPTSRLVVSAPRPGSSKTHPTSRLVVSAPRPGSSKTHPTSRLVVSAPRPGSSKTHPTSRLVVSAPRPGSSKTHPTSRLVVSAPRPGSSKTHPTSRLVVSAPRPGSSKTHPTSRLVVSAPRPGSSKPHPTSRLVVSAPRPGSSKTHPTSRLVVSAPRPGSSKPHPTSRLVVSAPRPGSSKPHPTSRLVVSAPHPGSSKPHPTSRLVVSAPHPGSSKPHPTSRLVVSAPRPGSSKPHPTSRLVVSAPRPGSSKPHPTSRLVVSAPHPGSSKPHPTSRLVVSAPRPGSSKTHPTSRLVVSAPRPGSSKPHPTSRLVVSAPRPGSSKPHPTSRLVVSAPHPGSSKPHPTSRLVVSAPHPGSSKTHPTSRLVVSAPRPGSSKPHPTSRLVVSAPRPGSSKPHPTSRQVVSAPRPGSSKTHPTSRQVVSAPRPGSSKTHPTSRLVVSAPRPGSSKRLG; encoded by the exons atgatggtagccgaggctatttccccatcatcccgccggcactctgatggtaatcttggaaaTG GCCTTCTAAGACAACTATATTTGTGGAGCAAGCTAGTGGTGTCGGCTCCACGTCCCGGGTCGTCCAAGACACACCCTACAAGCAGGCTAGTGGTGTCGGCTCCACGTCCCGGGTCGTCCAAGACACACCCTACAAGCAGGCTAGTGGTGTCGGCTCCACGTCCCGGGTCGTCCAAGACACACCCTACCAGCAGGCTAGTGGTGTCGGCTCCACGTCCCGGGTCGTCCAAGCCACACCCTACCAGCAGGCTAGTGGTGTCGGCTCCACGTCCCGGGTCGTCCAAGACACACCCTACAAGCAGGCTAGTGGTGTCGGCTCCACGTCCCGGGTCGTCCAAGACACACCCTACCAGCAGGCTAGTGGTGTCGGCTCCACGTCCCGGGTCGTCCAAGACACACCCTACAAGCAGGCTAGTGGTGTCGGCTCCACGTCCCGGGTCGTCCAAGACACACCCTACAAGCAGGCTAGTGGTGTCGGCTCCACGTCCCGGGTCGTCCAAGACACACCCTACCAGCAGGCTAGTGGTGTCGGCTCCACGTCCCGGGTCGTCCAAGACACACCCTACCAGCAGGCTAGTGGTGTCGGCTCCACGTCCCGGGTCGTCCAAGACACACCCTACCAGCAGGCTAGTGGTGTCGGCTCCACGTCCCGGGTCGTCCAAGACACACCCTACCAGCAGGCTAGTGGTGTCGGCTCCACGTCCCGGGTCGTCCAAGACACACCCTACCAGCAGGCTAGTGGTGTCGGCTCCACGTCCCGGGTCGTCCAAGCCACACCCTACCAGCAGGCTAGTGGTGTCGGCTCCACGTCCCGGGTCGTCCAAGACACACCCTACAAGCAGGCTAGTGGTGTCGGCTCCACGTCCCGGGTCGTCCAAGCCACACCCTACCAGCAGGCTAGTGGTGTCGGCTCCACGTCCCGGGTCGTCCAAGCCACACCCTACCAGCAGGCTAGTGGTGTCGGCTCCACATCCTGGGTCGTCCAAGCCACACCCTACCAGCAGGCTAGTGGTGTCGGCTCCACATCCTGGGTCGTCCAAGCCACACCCTACCAGCAGGCTAGTGGTGTCGGCTCCACGTCCCGGGTCGTCCAAGCCACACCCTACCAGCAGGCTAGTGGTGTCGGCTCCACGTCCCGGGTCGTCCAAGCCACACCCTACCAGCAGGCTAGTGGTGTCGGCTCCACATCCTGGGTCGTCCAAGCCACACCCTACCAGCAGGCTAGTGGTGTCGGCTCCACGTCCCGGGTCGTCCAAGACACACCCTACCAGCAGGCTAGTGGTGTCGGCTCCACGTCCCGGGTCGTCCAAGCCACACCCTACCAGCAGGCTAGTGGTGTCGGCTCCACGTCCTGGGTCGTCCAAGCCACACCCTACCAGCAGGCTAGTGGTGTCGGCTCCACATCCTGGGTCGTCCAAGCCACACCCTACCAGCAGGCTAGTGGTGTCGGCTCCACATCCTGGGTCGTCCAAGACACACCCTACCAGCAGGCTAGTGGTGTCGGCTCCACGTCCTGGGTCGTCCAAGCCACACCCTACCAGCAGGCTAGTGGTGTCGGCTCCACGTCCCGGGTCGTCCAAGCCACACCCTACCAGCAGGCAAGTGGTGTCGGCTCCACGTCCCGGGTCGTCCAAGACACACCCTACCAGCAGGCAAGTGGTGTCGGCTCCACGTCCTGGGTCGTCCAAGACACACCCTACCAGCAGGCTAGTGGTGTCGGCTCCACGTCCTGGGTCGTCCAAGCGTCTGGGTTGA
- the LOC138359732 gene encoding tropomyosin Mac r 1.0101-like, with protein MKILENLMKTLENLMKTLENLMKTLESPMKTLENPMKTLENPMKTLESTMKTLENPMKTLENLMKILENLMKTLENLMKTLENLMKILENLMKTLENLMKTLESPMKTLESPMKTLENPMKTLENPMKTLESTMKTLENPMKTLENLTKTLKNLMKALKNPMKTLESPMKTLENLMKTLENPMKTLENPMKTLESPMKTLENPMKTLENPMKTLESTMKTLENPMKTLENPMKTLENPMKTLENPMKTPGKSNEDPREQNEDPREPNEDPGKPNDDP; from the coding sequence ATGAAGATCCTGGAAAACCTAATGAAGACTCTAGAGAACCTAATGAAGACCCTAGAGAACCTAATGAAGACCCTAGAGAGCCCAATGAAGACCCTTGAGAACCCAATGAAGACCCTAGAAAACCCAATGAAGACCCTAGAGAGCACAATGAAGACCCTTGAGAACCCAATGAAGACCCTAGAGAACCTAATGAAGATCCTGGAGAACCTAATGAAGACTCTAGAGAACCTAATGAAGACCCTAGAGAACCTAATGAAGATCCTGGAGAACCTAATGAAGACTCTAGAGAACCTAATGAAGACCCTAGAGAGCCCAATGAAGACCCTAGAGAGCCCAATGAAGACCCTTGAGAACCCAATGAAGACCCTTGAAAACCCAATGAAGACCCTAGAGAGCACAATGAAGACCCTTGAGAACCCAATGAAGACCCTTGAGAACCTAACAAAGACCCTAAAGAACCTAATGAAGGCCCTAAAGAACCCAATGAAGACCCTAGAGAGCCCAATGAAGACCCTAGAGAACCTAATGAAGACCCTAGAGAACCCAATGAAGACCCTAGAAAACCCAATGAAGACCCTAGAGAGCCCAATGAAGACCCTTGAGAACCCAATGAAGACCCTAGAAAACCCAATGAAGACCCTAGAGAGCACAATGAAGACCCTTGAGAACCCAATGAAGACCCTAGAGAACCCAATGAAGACCCTAGAGAACCCAATGAAGACCCTTGAGAACCCAATGAAGACCCCTGGAAAATCCAATGAAGACCCCAGAGAACAGAATGAAGACCCTAGAGAACCCAATGAAGATCCTGGAAAACCCAATGATGACCCCTAG